The Streptomyces sp. NBC_01197 genome window below encodes:
- a CDS encoding class I SAM-dependent methyltransferase, translated as MTAADPNDTMRATGERDSTHHSITWRAGSGEDTGLSAGSADLVTMASSFHWVDFHQGTREFGRVLRPGGWFVALWNPRYIQASPLLTDFEDELGRPAEAPHDEGCRLPGRA; from the coding sequence GTGACCGCGGCCGACCCCAATGACACGATGCGGGCGACAGGGGAGAGGGACTCCACGCACCACAGCATCACGTGGCGTGCGGGCAGCGGCGAGGACACCGGCCTTTCTGCAGGGTCGGCAGACCTCGTGACGATGGCCTCCTCGTTTCACTGGGTGGACTTCCACCAGGGGACAAGGGAGTTCGGCCGCGTCCTGCGCCCCGGCGGATGGTTCGTCGCTCTGTGGAATCCGCGGTACATACAGGCCAGCCCTCTGCTCACGGACTTTGAGGACGAACTGGGCCGGCCGGCTGAAGCCCCACATGACGAGGGGTGTCGTCTGCCCGGCAGGGCCTAA
- a CDS encoding terpene synthase family protein, whose product MPRLAVVERSLPTAVDLDGLRHAAADVVAWVNDLRSAPREVDEGTDNLVGVLARHHGWSLSQAAARAHGMLADRMDDFDRAAHGNRAAPVRQVRDGSLAWQRETHRNRAGGGFTADDHEWGLPALAQYLAVAVDAARAWDDRCGSRVLESSLLLALLREQGIEPGEQPPRSLPAAAPPGR is encoded by the coding sequence ATGCCACGCCTTGCCGTGGTGGAGCGGTCTCTGCCCACGGCGGTCGATCTCGACGGGCTACGGCACGCGGCTGCCGACGTCGTCGCTTGGGTCAACGACCTGCGGTCCGCGCCACGCGAAGTGGATGAGGGCACCGACAACCTCGTCGGCGTGCTCGCCCGCCACCACGGTTGGAGCCTGTCCCAGGCCGCGGCCCGCGCTCATGGAATGCTCGCTGACCGCATGGACGACTTCGACCGGGCCGCACACGGCAACCGTGCCGCTCCCGTCCGCCAGGTGCGGGACGGCTCGCTCGCCTGGCAACGGGAGACTCACCGCAACAGGGCAGGAGGCGGCTTCACCGCCGACGATCACGAATGGGGCCTGCCGGCCCTCGCGCAGTACCTGGCAGTCGCCGTGGATGCGGCCCGGGCATGGGACGACCGGTGTGGCAGCCGTGTGCTGGAATCCTCTCTGCTCCTGGCCCTCCTGCGCGAACAAGGCATCGAGCCCGGTGAGCAACCGCCTCGCTCGCTTCCTGCGGCGGCGCCGCCCGGGCGCTAG
- a CDS encoding SAM-dependent methyltransferase, whose translation MTTRQAGRDLDTSRPHSARMYDYFLGGKDHFEIDKEAALVAADAHPGIFVTARENRAFMHRATRALAQEHGIRQWLDIGTGIPTEPNLHQVAQSVAVDARVVYADNDPLVLKYAERLMRSTTQGRTAYIEADVTDPDALMSAVDASGVLDFDQPIALNLNALMHFITDPHDPYAIVRRLLDSLPVGSALAMNHCTPDFDPVTWNKVAEIYTASGTPVQFRSHSDVRRFFDGLDVIDPGICCCHRWRPAGPADGTEPADAQIGLLAGVGVKR comes from the coding sequence ATGACCACCAGGCAGGCTGGCCGGGACCTCGACACGAGCAGGCCGCACTCGGCCCGGATGTACGACTACTTCCTCGGCGGCAAGGACCACTTCGAGATCGACAAGGAGGCGGCTCTGGTCGCCGCCGACGCTCACCCGGGCATCTTCGTAACCGCCCGCGAGAACCGGGCTTTCATGCACCGGGCCACCCGGGCCCTGGCGCAGGAGCACGGCATCCGCCAGTGGCTCGACATCGGCACGGGCATCCCGACCGAGCCCAACCTGCACCAGGTCGCCCAGTCCGTCGCGGTCGATGCCCGCGTCGTGTACGCCGACAACGACCCCCTCGTCCTCAAGTACGCCGAACGCCTCATGCGCAGCACGACGCAGGGACGCACGGCCTACATCGAGGCCGACGTCACCGATCCCGATGCCCTGATGAGCGCCGTGGACGCCTCGGGGGTGCTGGACTTCGACCAGCCCATCGCACTCAACCTCAACGCACTCATGCACTTCATCACCGACCCGCACGACCCATACGCCATCGTCCGCCGGCTGCTCGACTCCCTCCCGGTCGGCAGCGCCCTCGCCATGAACCACTGCACCCCCGACTTCGACCCGGTCACCTGGAACAAGGTCGCGGAGATCTACACCGCCTCCGGGACTCCGGTGCAGTTCCGTTCACACAGCGACGTCCGTCGTTTCTTCGACGGGCTCGACGTGATCGACCCCGGCATCTGCTGTTGCCACCGCTGGCGGCCGGCCGGACCCGCCGACGGGACGGAGCCCGCGGACGCCCAGATCGGCCTGTTGGCAGGCGTAGGCGTCAAACGCTGA
- a CDS encoding winged helix-turn-helix transcriptional regulator: MDAMQDSTGMDMAAAIGPCASIPADHMAFIRQILDRVGDKWSMLIIAVLQDGPLRYTALQHQIPGISQRMLTHTLRQLQEDGLITRTAYAEVPPRVEYALAPLGRGLHEIVMELIGWAADHHDEIRKSRARAAEDTAGAAR, from the coding sequence ATGGACGCCATGCAGGACAGCACTGGTATGGACATGGCAGCGGCGATCGGGCCGTGCGCGAGCATCCCCGCCGACCACATGGCCTTCATCCGGCAGATCCTGGACCGGGTCGGCGACAAGTGGAGCATGCTGATCATCGCCGTCCTCCAGGACGGCCCCCTGCGCTACACCGCCCTGCAGCACCAGATCCCCGGCATCTCCCAGCGCATGCTCACCCACACCCTGCGTCAGCTCCAAGAAGACGGCCTGATCACGCGCACCGCCTACGCCGAGGTGCCGCCCCGCGTGGAGTACGCGCTCGCCCCGCTCGGCCGCGGCCTGCACGAGATCGTCATGGAGCTGATCGGCTGGGCCGCCGACCATCACGACGAAATCAGGAAGAGCCGCGCCCGCGCCGCGGAGGACACCGCGGGCGCGGCGCGCTGA
- a CDS encoding NADP-dependent oxidoreductase, producing the protein MRAARYHEYGGTGTLTVEETPDPLPGPGEIRIRVAAAGVNPVDWKVRSGAVREVLPVDLPAIPGRDAVGVVDRIGEGVDGVSLGDRFFGLGGVTGATAELALLSAWAPAPANWTDEQAAGAGLASVTALSGLKALGPLAGRTLLVEGAAGGVGGAAVEIAVAQGATVIGTAGERNHAFLTSLGAIPTTYGAGLAKRLTDLAPNGVDLVLDAAASGSLADLIKIVGDPARVVTVADHQNAERLGVHMANAVNDSTFLAEAGALGERGRYTPRIEQTYRLDEIAQAHAHSERGHVRGKIVILI; encoded by the coding sequence ATGCGAGCAGCCCGCTATCACGAGTACGGCGGTACGGGGACCCTCACGGTCGAGGAGACCCCGGACCCGCTTCCCGGCCCCGGCGAGATCCGCATCCGCGTCGCGGCAGCCGGTGTGAACCCCGTTGACTGGAAGGTGCGCAGCGGCGCGGTCCGCGAGGTGCTCCCCGTGGACCTGCCCGCGATTCCCGGCCGCGACGCCGTCGGTGTGGTGGACCGGATCGGCGAGGGCGTCGACGGCGTGAGCCTCGGGGACCGCTTCTTCGGGCTGGGTGGCGTCACGGGCGCGACGGCGGAACTGGCTTTGCTCTCGGCCTGGGCCCCGGCTCCCGCGAACTGGACCGACGAGCAGGCGGCCGGGGCCGGCCTTGCGTCCGTGACCGCGCTCAGCGGACTGAAGGCTCTCGGCCCGCTGGCCGGGCGCACCCTGCTCGTCGAGGGCGCCGCTGGAGGGGTCGGTGGCGCCGCGGTCGAGATCGCCGTCGCCCAAGGGGCCACGGTCATCGGGACCGCCGGCGAACGCAACCACGCCTTCCTCACCTCCCTCGGCGCCATTCCCACCACCTACGGCGCGGGCCTCGCAAAGCGGCTCACCGACCTGGCCCCGAACGGGGTCGACCTCGTACTCGACGCGGCCGCCTCCGGCTCCCTCGCCGACCTCATCAAAATCGTCGGCGACCCCGCCAGGGTCGTCACGGTCGCCGACCACCAGAACGCGGAACGCCTGGGCGTGCACATGGCCAACGCGGTCAACGACTCCACGTTCCTCGCCGAAGCGGGCGCCCTCGGCGAACGGGGCCGCTACACCCCGCGGATCGAGCAGACCTACCGGCTGGACGAGATCGCGCAGGCGCACGCCCACTCCGAGCGCGGGCACGTGCGGGGAAAGATCGTAATCCTCATCTGA
- a CDS encoding sulfotransferase domain-containing protein, with translation MSEKIHYLLHGIQDRYNALYQENIAELGEQDIVVASIGGSGQSLLGNILLELGLNYADPYIDALSADGTSHPVPAYADYRSRLSATDQNTWLESDQERPRWPRFVKTHLAPEFLTPRPLLGAWILIRDPRDSLYSWYKFRTDFAKDPLDLRSRTFEEWLEQPGPTGINRLDDWSSFYEAWGSALPHFQRTTVTTFEDLKNDPVAALQKNLNDLAVRAQEADITRAVDRSRRGLPRCWGRRAACAPLGRDVAMRPAAGHRPVHGPRGCPVTRSAEHVPARRGRAT, from the coding sequence ATGAGCGAGAAAATACATTACCTTCTGCACGGAATTCAGGACCGCTACAATGCCCTCTACCAGGAAAACATAGCGGAGTTGGGCGAGCAGGACATCGTAGTCGCCAGTATCGGTGGCTCAGGCCAGTCGCTCCTCGGGAACATCCTCCTCGAACTGGGGCTTAATTATGCGGACCCCTACATCGATGCCTTGAGCGCCGACGGTACAAGCCATCCCGTGCCGGCCTACGCCGACTACCGCAGCAGGCTGTCCGCCACCGACCAGAACACCTGGCTCGAAAGCGACCAAGAGCGGCCACGGTGGCCCCGCTTCGTCAAGACGCACCTCGCCCCGGAATTTTTGACACCACGCCCTCTGCTGGGTGCCTGGATCCTCATCAGGGACCCGCGCGACTCCCTTTACTCCTGGTACAAGTTCCGCACCGATTTTGCAAAAGACCCCCTGGACCTCAGGTCTCGCACATTCGAGGAATGGCTGGAGCAGCCAGGGCCTACCGGAATCAACCGGCTCGATGACTGGTCATCTTTCTACGAAGCATGGGGCAGTGCTCTCCCGCACTTTCAGCGAACCACCGTGACGACCTTCGAGGACCTCAAGAACGACCCGGTGGCCGCACTGCAGAAAAACCTGAATGATCTCGCAGTCCGGGCTCAGGAAGCCGACATCACGCGGGCCGTGGACCGGAGCAGACGCGGGCTGCCCCGCTGCTGGGGGCGTCGAGCAGCCTGCGCACCCCTCGGGCGGGACGTCGCCATGCGTCCAGCCGCGGGTCATCGGCCAGTTCACGGCCCTCGTGGGTGCCCCGTCACGCGCAGTGCAGAACACGTTCCAGCACGAAGAGGAAGGGCCACCTGA
- a CDS encoding SpoIIE family protein phosphatase, protein MGADEPPPGGEWERPVEGPSPPGGLLDLLSVAAVVLDAKGRIVFWSPQADEVFGYSAKEALGQYASRLLVREEHRDLVTKLFAEVMATGASWAGAFPIRHKDGSTRLVEFRNMRLLDDLGDVYALGIAADQRRLRRMETDLALSQRLVSQAPIGVALLDTGLRYILVNGALERINGVSAADHIGRRPHDILPFIDVDTIESALRQVLTTGTPLIDQYAVGRTPADPDHDHAWSVSYYRLESSSGRVIGVALSVVDVSERHRATAEADRARRRLTLIADASARVGTTLEVEKTAQELADVAVPELADVAAVDVLDAVLAFRRAPVSHEGTELFRALAIAAAYPTEATAAADQVGDLAAYGADRLITQCVHTGQPVIVAHTDREDLLHIARDPAAAARFVRAGVHSYLAVPLIAHNEVLGAFDLLRTRNPLPFDEDDVILAGELAARAAVAIDNARWHQSIRNTAITLQRSLLPGSPPELAGLEVASLYQPAEAANEVGGDWYDVIPLTGDKTALVVGDVMGNGIAAAAAMGRLRTATCAFADLDLAPDEILQHLDKITRGLEHYIATCIYAVYDPHTHQCHIANAGHLPPALLHPGQPPELLDLPTGAPLGVGGIPFDTTTFDLNPGDRLHLYTDGLVETRQHPIDERLDALLHAIDQPHQALQDTCQRLLHALRHPDDHDDVALLIAQATPYTSAHAA, encoded by the coding sequence ATGGGTGCCGACGAGCCGCCGCCGGGTGGGGAGTGGGAGCGGCCGGTCGAGGGGCCGTCGCCGCCGGGCGGGCTGCTCGATCTGCTGAGTGTGGCGGCGGTCGTCCTGGACGCGAAGGGGCGGATCGTGTTCTGGAGCCCGCAGGCGGATGAGGTGTTCGGCTACAGCGCGAAGGAGGCCCTGGGGCAGTACGCATCACGGCTGCTGGTCCGCGAGGAGCACCGCGACCTGGTGACGAAGTTGTTCGCCGAGGTGATGGCGACCGGCGCCAGCTGGGCCGGTGCCTTCCCGATCCGGCACAAGGACGGCAGTACGCGCCTGGTGGAGTTCCGTAATATGCGGCTGCTTGACGACCTCGGCGACGTCTACGCCCTGGGCATCGCGGCTGATCAGAGGAGACTGCGGCGGATGGAGACCGATCTGGCGCTGTCCCAGCGCCTCGTCTCCCAGGCCCCCATCGGCGTCGCTCTCCTGGACACCGGTCTGCGCTACATCCTGGTCAATGGCGCCCTGGAACGGATCAACGGCGTGAGCGCCGCCGACCATATCGGCCGCCGCCCACACGACATCCTGCCGTTCATCGATGTCGACACCATCGAATCCGCGCTCCGGCAGGTCCTGACGACGGGCACGCCTCTGATCGATCAGTACGCTGTCGGCCGCACTCCGGCAGATCCGGATCACGATCACGCATGGTCGGTCTCCTACTACCGGCTGGAGAGCTCCAGCGGGCGGGTGATCGGGGTGGCGCTCTCGGTCGTCGACGTCAGCGAACGTCACCGGGCCACCGCCGAGGCGGACCGGGCCCGGCGCCGTCTGACGCTGATTGCCGACGCCTCCGCCCGCGTCGGCACCACCCTGGAGGTCGAGAAGACCGCCCAGGAACTGGCGGACGTCGCCGTCCCTGAACTCGCTGACGTGGCCGCGGTCGACGTCCTCGACGCCGTGCTGGCCTTCCGCCGTGCCCCGGTCTCTCATGAGGGCACCGAGCTGTTCCGCGCCCTCGCCATAGCAGCCGCCTATCCCACCGAAGCCACCGCCGCCGCGGACCAGGTCGGGGACCTGGCGGCCTACGGCGCCGACCGCCTGATCACCCAGTGCGTCCACACCGGCCAACCCGTCATCGTCGCCCACACCGATCGGGAAGATCTCCTGCACATCGCCCGCGATCCCGCCGCCGCGGCACGGTTCGTGCGGGCGGGGGTGCATTCCTACCTGGCCGTCCCGTTGATCGCGCACAACGAAGTCCTCGGCGCCTTCGACCTGCTGCGTACCCGCAACCCGCTGCCCTTCGACGAGGACGACGTGATCCTCGCCGGGGAACTCGCCGCCCGCGCCGCCGTGGCCATCGACAACGCCCGCTGGCACCAGAGCATCCGCAACACCGCTATAACCCTCCAGCGCAGCCTCCTGCCGGGCAGCCCGCCCGAACTCGCGGGCCTGGAGGTCGCCTCGCTCTACCAGCCGGCCGAGGCGGCCAACGAGGTCGGAGGAGACTGGTACGACGTCATCCCCCTCACGGGCGACAAGACCGCCCTGGTGGTCGGGGACGTCATGGGCAACGGCATCGCCGCCGCGGCCGCCATGGGGCGTCTGCGCACCGCCACTTGCGCCTTCGCCGACCTGGACCTGGCTCCCGACGAGATCCTCCAGCACCTCGACAAGATCACCCGCGGCCTGGAGCACTACATCGCCACCTGTATCTACGCCGTCTACGACCCGCACACCCACCAGTGCCACATCGCGAACGCCGGCCACCTCCCGCCAGCTCTCCTCCACCCCGGGCAGCCGCCCGAACTGCTCGACCTGCCCACCGGCGCACCCCTGGGTGTCGGCGGCATTCCTTTCGACACCACCACATTCGACCTGAATCCCGGCGACCGGCTCCACCTCTATACCGACGGCCTCGTCGAAACCCGCCAACACCCCATCGACGAACGCCTGGACGCCCTGCTCCACGCCATCGATCAACCACACCAGGCTCTTCAGGACACCTGCCAGCGGCTCCTGCACGCCCTGCGACATCCCGACGACCACGACGACGTCGCCCTTCTCATTGCCCAAGCCACGCCCTACACCTCGGCGCACGCCGCCTGA
- a CDS encoding class I SAM-dependent DNA methyltransferase, with amino-acid sequence MTSSELWTRATADRYDAEEKGNSSAAVLEPTLAFLAELAGDGRALEFAIGTGRVGVPLRKRGVPVVGIELSEHMAAVLRGKIDESTLPVTIGDMATTVVPGEFTLVYLVYNTITNLLTQDEQVTCFRNAARHLEPGGRFVIELGVPPLRFLPPGQVAVPFDVSEQHLGFDTFDLVEQTLVSHHVTRDGDDGRYRRGHSRHRYAWPAELDLMARIAGLELERRVADWDGAPFTQDSASHISVWRKPA; translated from the coding sequence GTGACGAGCAGTGAACTGTGGACCCGTGCGACTGCCGACCGCTACGACGCCGAAGAGAAGGGAAACTCCTCGGCTGCCGTTCTCGAACCGACTCTCGCCTTCCTGGCAGAGCTCGCCGGAGATGGCCGGGCACTGGAGTTCGCCATCGGTACTGGACGAGTTGGCGTCCCGCTCCGGAAACGCGGCGTACCGGTAGTGGGCATCGAACTGTCCGAGCACATGGCAGCGGTGCTGCGGGGCAAGATCGACGAGAGCACGCTCCCGGTAACCATCGGGGACATGGCGACCACCGTCGTCCCCGGTGAGTTCACCCTGGTCTATCTCGTCTACAACACCATCACGAACTTGCTCACGCAGGACGAGCAGGTCACGTGTTTCCGCAACGCCGCACGTCATCTGGAGCCCGGTGGCCGGTTCGTCATCGAGCTGGGGGTGCCGCCGCTGCGGTTCCTGCCGCCCGGCCAGGTCGCGGTGCCGTTCGACGTCTCTGAACAGCATCTCGGCTTCGACACCTTCGACCTGGTCGAGCAGACTCTTGTCTCGCACCATGTCACCCGCGATGGCGACGACGGCCGCTACCGTCGCGGCCACTCCCGGCACCGGTATGCCTGGCCGGCAGAGCTCGATCTGATGGCACGTATCGCCGGGCTCGAACTGGAACGTCGCGTCGCGGACTGGGATGGGGCACCGTTCACCCAGGATTCGGCAAGCCACATCTCCGTGTGGCGCAAGCCGGCCTGA
- a CDS encoding MFS transporter — protein MTGSLNTEWMARHRAVPLTALLTTTNFLVVFDGLVVTVALPAVQRSFDLGQAGTQWVMTAYTLPLGGVLLLGGRCSDRYGRRPVLITGLGLFVAGLLLAGLAPNTSLLLAGRTLQGGGAALAVPTSFAIISARKTASDRNRLFAAVAVAGGLGAACGAVIGGIVTQGLGWRYVFLLSVPVALLAALMTPRLLDAEPAPARSGRLDLPGAALSMTGLMLLVFAVTNTESAGLVSVSTFGPLALSAIAFAAFFLHERRTEAPLLRISILRLSSFRTAALAMPANEFAYQGSVFIGLLFFQQALGYSPLGAGLAFSPLGLVVLLGSSVANRLLHRYRWTVIAAGAQFVSAAGLGLLAIAGPESAYLPHILPSLLILGLGTVVGAVAFNVTAGKDVSAKDKGVGYGVFETAKYVAGVFAVAGLGSIAAARANSAGTADHVSALTAGYQLAFAVAAIIAFLGGALVTLLGESPGLKRSPPNHSAVEGSADNQGPSAHAPGNTRKGKR, from the coding sequence ATGACTGGCTCTTTGAACACCGAGTGGATGGCCCGTCACCGGGCCGTACCTCTCACCGCGTTGCTCACCACCACGAATTTCCTCGTCGTCTTCGACGGCTTGGTGGTCACCGTGGCACTTCCCGCGGTGCAGCGCAGTTTCGACCTGGGCCAGGCAGGCACGCAGTGGGTCATGACGGCCTACACCCTTCCGCTGGGAGGCGTGCTGTTGCTGGGCGGCCGATGTAGTGACCGCTACGGACGCCGCCCGGTCCTCATCACCGGCCTCGGGCTGTTCGTCGCAGGGCTGTTGCTGGCAGGGCTGGCCCCGAACACGTCGTTGCTGCTGGCGGGTCGAACGCTCCAGGGCGGGGGCGCCGCACTCGCAGTTCCGACGTCCTTCGCGATCATCAGTGCCAGGAAAACGGCATCCGACCGCAACCGCCTGTTCGCCGCCGTCGCGGTGGCCGGTGGCCTGGGGGCCGCCTGCGGCGCCGTCATCGGCGGCATCGTCACGCAAGGCCTGGGCTGGCGCTACGTCTTCCTGCTCTCCGTCCCCGTCGCCCTGCTCGCCGCTCTGATGACACCCAGGCTCTTGGACGCCGAGCCGGCGCCGGCCCGGAGCGGCAGGCTGGATCTGCCGGGCGCCGCTCTCTCCATGACTGGCCTCATGCTGCTTGTCTTCGCCGTTACGAACACGGAGAGCGCGGGCCTCGTCTCCGTGAGCACATTCGGCCCCCTGGCACTGTCCGCCATCGCGTTTGCCGCCTTCTTCCTCCATGAACGCAGAACCGAAGCACCCCTGCTGCGGATCAGCATCCTTCGCTTGTCCTCGTTCCGTACTGCGGCGCTCGCCATGCCGGCCAATGAGTTCGCCTACCAGGGCAGCGTCTTCATCGGCCTGCTCTTCTTCCAGCAGGCCCTCGGCTACAGCCCGCTGGGCGCGGGACTCGCATTCAGCCCCCTGGGACTCGTTGTGCTGCTCGGATCGTCCGTGGCCAACCGGCTGCTCCACCGATACCGCTGGACGGTGATCGCCGCCGGTGCCCAGTTCGTCAGTGCCGCAGGACTGGGTCTCCTGGCCATCGCAGGCCCGGAAAGCGCCTACCTTCCGCACATCCTTCCGAGCCTGCTCATCCTGGGCCTCGGCACCGTGGTGGGGGCTGTTGCCTTCAACGTCACCGCAGGCAAGGACGTCTCCGCAAAGGACAAGGGCGTGGGCTACGGCGTCTTCGAGACCGCCAAATACGTCGCGGGTGTCTTCGCCGTCGCAGGGCTGGGCAGCATCGCAGCGGCCCGAGCCAACTCCGCAGGTACAGCCGACCACGTCTCGGCGCTCACCGCCGGATATCAACTGGCCTTCGCCGTGGCCGCGATCATCGCCTTCCTCGGCGGAGCCCTGGTCACGCTGCTCGGGGAGTCCCCGGGCCTGAAACGAAGCCCACCGAATCACTCCGCTGTGGAAGGCTCCGCCGACAACCAGGGGCCGTCGGCACATGCTCCCGGGAACACCAGAAAGGGAAAGCGATGA
- a CDS encoding IS630 family transposase translates to MSASGAVPVPRRGPKLEPLLLSADERVVLERWARRASSAQAVALRARIVLACVGADVPPIVVVARELRIAADTVRKWRRRFLAGRLDGLVDEPRPGRPPSISVDQVEAVVVSTLEEIPKNATHWSRASMADRSGLSKSTVGRIWRKFQLKPHLSDTFKLSTDPLFVEKVYDVVGLYFNPPEGAVVLSVDEKSQIQALDRSQPVLPMMPGMPERRTHDYVRNGLTTLFAAFDVATGEVITSLHRRHRAAEFKKFLVKIEKEVPGHLQVHLIVDNYGTHKTPAIRAWLAKHPRFHLHFTPTGSSWINQVERWFGFLADQKIRRGAHKSVRSLEADIRAWVKQWNESPTPFTWTKTAEEILDSLARFCQRISGAGH, encoded by the coding sequence ATGAGTGCCTCTGGGGCTGTGCCGGTGCCACGTCGTGGCCCGAAGTTGGAACCGTTGTTGTTGTCCGCCGATGAGCGTGTGGTGTTGGAGCGTTGGGCCCGGCGGGCGTCGTCTGCCCAGGCGGTGGCCCTGCGGGCCCGCATCGTGCTGGCATGTGTCGGCGCCGATGTTCCGCCGATTGTCGTGGTGGCACGGGAGTTACGGATCGCGGCGGACACGGTCCGCAAGTGGCGTCGCCGGTTCCTGGCCGGCCGGCTGGACGGGTTGGTGGACGAGCCGCGGCCGGGCCGGCCGCCCAGTATCAGTGTCGATCAGGTAGAGGCAGTCGTGGTCAGCACGTTGGAGGAGATCCCGAAGAATGCCACTCACTGGTCGCGTGCCTCGATGGCCGACCGCAGTGGGCTGTCGAAGTCGACCGTGGGCCGGATCTGGCGGAAGTTCCAGCTCAAGCCGCACCTGAGCGACACTTTCAAGCTCTCGACGGATCCGTTGTTCGTGGAGAAGGTCTACGACGTGGTGGGGCTGTACTTCAACCCGCCCGAGGGCGCGGTGGTGCTTTCGGTGGACGAGAAGTCCCAGATTCAGGCCCTGGACCGCTCTCAGCCGGTGCTGCCGATGATGCCGGGCATGCCCGAGCGCCGCACCCATGACTATGTTCGCAACGGCCTGACCACCTTGTTCGCGGCTTTCGACGTCGCCACCGGTGAAGTCATCACCAGCCTTCATCGTCGGCACCGGGCAGCGGAGTTCAAGAAGTTCCTCGTCAAGATCGAGAAAGAGGTCCCCGGGCACCTCCAGGTCCACCTCATCGTGGACAACTACGGCACCCACAAGACACCGGCGATCAGGGCATGGCTGGCCAAACACCCCCGGTTCCACCTGCACTTCACGCCCACCGGCTCCTCCTGGATCAACCAGGTGGAGCGGTGGTTCGGCTTCCTCGCAGACCAGAAGATCCGTCGTGGCGCCCACAAAAGCGTGCGCTCCCTGGAGGCGGACATCCGTGCATGGGTCAAGCAGTGGAACGAAAGCCCGACCCCGTTCACCTGGACCAAAACAGCCGAAGAGATCCTCGACTCGCTCGCCCGCTTCTGCCAACGGATCTCTGGCGCAGGACACTAG
- a CDS encoding FMN-dependent NADH-azoreductase, translated as MSYLLHIDSSSLGEVSVSRQVAQSFRDQWQGPVVHRDLAASPVPHLSAAGITARVTDPAQHTPEQAKAAALQDELIEEFLGAGAYLFTVPMYNLSMPSVFKAWLDQIIVTDRTLIFNGPSPVAGRPAVLISARGGGYGPGTPNEGLDYVVPTLEAVLGHDNLLGLDVTTVIPELTMAPVAPALAPLLPLHEASMTAAHDKARTLATTFGTPRAA; from the coding sequence ATGTCGTACCTGCTGCACATCGACTCTTCCTCGCTCGGCGAGGTATCCGTTTCCCGTCAGGTTGCCCAGTCGTTCCGTGACCAGTGGCAGGGCCCGGTCGTCCATCGCGACCTCGCCGCCTCGCCGGTGCCGCACCTGAGCGCCGCGGGCATCACGGCCCGCGTCACCGACCCGGCCCAGCACACGCCCGAGCAGGCCAAGGCCGCCGCGCTTCAGGACGAGCTGATCGAGGAGTTCCTGGGCGCCGGCGCGTACCTGTTCACGGTGCCGATGTACAACCTCTCGATGCCGTCGGTGTTCAAGGCATGGCTGGACCAGATCATCGTCACGGACCGCACCTTGATCTTCAACGGCCCCTCCCCGGTCGCGGGCCGTCCGGCCGTGCTGATCTCCGCCCGGGGCGGCGGCTACGGCCCCGGCACCCCCAACGAGGGCCTCGACTACGTGGTGCCCACCCTTGAGGCCGTACTGGGCCACGACAACCTCCTCGGCCTGGACGTCACCACCGTGATACCCGAGCTGACCATGGCCCCCGTGGCTCCCGCCCTGGCCCCGCTACTTCCTCTGCACGAGGCGTCCATGACGGCCGCCCACGACAAGGCTCGCACGCTCGCCACGACCTTCGGCACGCCGCGTGCCGCCTGA